In Thunnus thynnus chromosome 20, fThuThy2.1, whole genome shotgun sequence, a single window of DNA contains:
- the LOC137171948 gene encoding 5-hydroxytryptamine receptor 3A-like isoform X1: MMLAGFFLLLLAVDGASSEDNCSYQHLFKHLNLSLSSQNDLYTMSRPVKHYNTTLTVYLEVLIYAILDMKETDQTFVPYVWIFTSWTNEHITWNPDDFCGLDRIIVPADILWKPDLTIEEMTEKDKTPPSPYLTIESNGIIECRDHVVLVSTCRMQVHEFPFDIQTCNLSFKSVVHNVEELDLQTQLGASTATQWSHGLMTQNEWLLINQTVTSTTVNRFAFDQSMIVYTIKMKRRSILYIVNFLLPILFFLCLDLASFLISDSGGEKLSFKVTVLLAVTVMQLILNEILPSSSDRTPLIEVYCMGVFSLMLLSLLETIVVMYLMEKDSESRDNKADRDQSLTEDCGDKHSKEEKKWTCACISDVSADETPSELLKVSSSQLTEEFHASEKLSDDLREVVKTLALLLNSSKEEVKPGYWTRMAKTINRVFFIFYIIATSLFLVIIFFKWYVTY, encoded by the exons ATGATGCTTGCAGGTTTCTTTCTGCTCCTCCTTGCAG TAGATGGGGCGTCCTCTGAGGATAACTGCAGTTATCAGCATCTTTTTAAACACCTGAACCTGAGTCTGTCCAGTCAAAATGATCTGTACACCATGTCCCGGCCTGTTAAACACTACAATACAACTTTGACAGTATATCTGGAAGTGCTAATCTATGCCATCCTAGATATG AAAGAGACTGACCAGACCTTCGTTCCTTACGTTTGGATTTTTACG AGCTGGACGAATGAACACATTACATGGAATCCAGATGATTTTTGTGGACTTGATCGTATAATAGTTCCTGCTGACATTTTGTGGAAGCCAGATCTCACTATTGAAGAGAT GACAGAAAAGGACAAGACCCCTCCAAGTCCTTATCTCACTATTGAATCTAATGGTATCATTGAATGTAGGGACCATGTGGTGTTAGTAAGCACCTGCAGGATGCAAGTTCACGAATTCCCCTTCGACATTCAGACCTGTAACCTCTCGTTCAAGTCTGTCGTTCACAATG TTGAGGAATTGGATCTTCAGACTCAACTCGGTGCTTCAACGGCCACACAGTGGTCTCATGGCTTGATGACTCAGAACGAGTGGCTGTTAATCAACCAGACAGTCACCAGTACAACAGTCAACAGATTTGCCTTCGATCAAAGCATGATTGTTTACACT ATCAAAATGAAGAGGCGATCAATCCTCTACATTGTCAACTTCTTGCTGCCCATCCTGTTCTTCTTGTGTCTGGACTTGGCCTCCTTCCTGATCTCAGACAGTGGGGGCGAGAAGCTGAGCTTCAAGGTCACTGTGCTGCTCGCTGTCACTGTGATGCAGCTTATTCTCAATGAAATTCTGCCTTCCTCATCAGACAGGACTCCACTTATAG AGGTTTACTGCATGGGGGTTTTTAGTTTGATGCTGCTCAGCCTCCTGGAGACCATTGTTGTGATGTATCTGATGGAGAAAGACTCTGAATCCCGAGACAACAAGGCAGACAGAGACCAAAGCCTGACTGAGGACTGTGGGGACAAACATAGCAAAG AGGAGAAGAAATGGACTTGTGCATGCATCTCTGATGTGTCTGCTGATGAAACTCCATCTGAACTGCTGAAG GTAAGCAGCAGCCAACTGACAGAGGAGTTCCATGCCTCTGAAAAGCTCTCAGATGATCTGAGGGAGGTGGTGAAAACACTGGCTCTGCTCCTCAACAGCAGCAAGGAAGAAGTGAAGCCCGGCTACTGGACCAGAATGGCTAAAACAATCAACAgagttttcttcattttctacATCATAGCCACCAGTCTGTTTTTAGtcattatatttttcaaatggtATGTTACATATTAA
- the LOC137171948 gene encoding 5-hydroxytryptamine receptor 3A-like isoform X3 — MMLAGFFLLLLAVDGASSEDNCSYQHLFKHLNLSLSSQNDLYTMSRPVKHYNTTLTVYLEVLIYAILDMKETDQTFVPYVWIFTSWTNEHITWNPDDFCGLDRIIVPADILWKPDLTIEEMDHVVLVSTCRMQVHEFPFDIQTCNLSFKSVVHNVEELDLQTQLGASTATQWSHGLMTQNEWLLINQTVTSTTVNRFAFDQSMIVYTIKMKRRSILYIVNFLLPILFFLCLDLASFLISDSGGEKLSFKVTVLLAVTVMQLILNEILPSSSDRTPLIEVYCMGVFSLMLLSLLETIVVMYLMEKDSESRDNKADRDQSLTEDCGDKHSKEEKKWTCACISDVSADETPSELLKVSSSQLTEEFHASEKLSDDLREVVKTLALLLNSSKEEVKPGYWTRMAKTINRVFFIFYIIATSLFLVIIFFKWYVTY; from the exons ATGATGCTTGCAGGTTTCTTTCTGCTCCTCCTTGCAG TAGATGGGGCGTCCTCTGAGGATAACTGCAGTTATCAGCATCTTTTTAAACACCTGAACCTGAGTCTGTCCAGTCAAAATGATCTGTACACCATGTCCCGGCCTGTTAAACACTACAATACAACTTTGACAGTATATCTGGAAGTGCTAATCTATGCCATCCTAGATATG AAAGAGACTGACCAGACCTTCGTTCCTTACGTTTGGATTTTTACG AGCTGGACGAATGAACACATTACATGGAATCCAGATGATTTTTGTGGACTTGATCGTATAATAGTTCCTGCTGACATTTTGTGGAAGCCAGATCTCACTATTGAAGAGAT GGACCATGTGGTGTTAGTAAGCACCTGCAGGATGCAAGTTCACGAATTCCCCTTCGACATTCAGACCTGTAACCTCTCGTTCAAGTCTGTCGTTCACAATG TTGAGGAATTGGATCTTCAGACTCAACTCGGTGCTTCAACGGCCACACAGTGGTCTCATGGCTTGATGACTCAGAACGAGTGGCTGTTAATCAACCAGACAGTCACCAGTACAACAGTCAACAGATTTGCCTTCGATCAAAGCATGATTGTTTACACT ATCAAAATGAAGAGGCGATCAATCCTCTACATTGTCAACTTCTTGCTGCCCATCCTGTTCTTCTTGTGTCTGGACTTGGCCTCCTTCCTGATCTCAGACAGTGGGGGCGAGAAGCTGAGCTTCAAGGTCACTGTGCTGCTCGCTGTCACTGTGATGCAGCTTATTCTCAATGAAATTCTGCCTTCCTCATCAGACAGGACTCCACTTATAG AGGTTTACTGCATGGGGGTTTTTAGTTTGATGCTGCTCAGCCTCCTGGAGACCATTGTTGTGATGTATCTGATGGAGAAAGACTCTGAATCCCGAGACAACAAGGCAGACAGAGACCAAAGCCTGACTGAGGACTGTGGGGACAAACATAGCAAAG AGGAGAAGAAATGGACTTGTGCATGCATCTCTGATGTGTCTGCTGATGAAACTCCATCTGAACTGCTGAAG GTAAGCAGCAGCCAACTGACAGAGGAGTTCCATGCCTCTGAAAAGCTCTCAGATGATCTGAGGGAGGTGGTGAAAACACTGGCTCTGCTCCTCAACAGCAGCAAGGAAGAAGTGAAGCCCGGCTACTGGACCAGAATGGCTAAAACAATCAACAgagttttcttcattttctacATCATAGCCACCAGTCTGTTTTTAGtcattatatttttcaaatggtATGTTACATATTAA
- the LOC137171948 gene encoding 5-hydroxytryptamine receptor 3A-like isoform X4 — MMLAGFFLLLLAVDGASSEDNCSYQHLFKHLNLSLSSQNDLYTMSRPVKHYNTTLTVYLEVLIYAILDMKETDQTFVPYVWIFTSWTNEHITWNPDDFCGLDRIIVPADILWKPDLTIEEMDHVVLVSTCRMQVHEFPFDIQTCNLSFKSVVHNGEELDLQTQLGASTATQWSHGLMTQNEWLLINQTVTSTTVNRFAFDQSMIVYTIKMKRRSILYIVNFLLPILFFLCLDLASFLISDSGGEKLSFKVTVLLAVTVMQLILNEILPSSSDRTPLIEVYCMGVFSLMLLSLLETIVVMYLMEKDSESRDNKADRDQSLTEDCGDKHSKEEKKWTCACISDVSADETPSELLKVSSSQLTEEFHASEKLSDDLREVVKTLALLLNSSKEEVKPGYWTRMAKTINRVFFIFYIIATSLFLVIIFFKWYVTY, encoded by the exons ATGATGCTTGCAGGTTTCTTTCTGCTCCTCCTTGCAG TAGATGGGGCGTCCTCTGAGGATAACTGCAGTTATCAGCATCTTTTTAAACACCTGAACCTGAGTCTGTCCAGTCAAAATGATCTGTACACCATGTCCCGGCCTGTTAAACACTACAATACAACTTTGACAGTATATCTGGAAGTGCTAATCTATGCCATCCTAGATATG AAAGAGACTGACCAGACCTTCGTTCCTTACGTTTGGATTTTTACG AGCTGGACGAATGAACACATTACATGGAATCCAGATGATTTTTGTGGACTTGATCGTATAATAGTTCCTGCTGACATTTTGTGGAAGCCAGATCTCACTATTGAAGAGAT GGACCATGTGGTGTTAGTAAGCACCTGCAGGATGCAAGTTCACGAATTCCCCTTCGACATTCAGACCTGTAACCTCTCGTTCAAGTCTGTCGTTCACAATGGTGAG GAATTGGATCTTCAGACTCAACTCGGTGCTTCAACGGCCACACAGTGGTCTCATGGCTTGATGACTCAGAACGAGTGGCTGTTAATCAACCAGACAGTCACCAGTACAACAGTCAACAGATTTGCCTTCGATCAAAGCATGATTGTTTACACT ATCAAAATGAAGAGGCGATCAATCCTCTACATTGTCAACTTCTTGCTGCCCATCCTGTTCTTCTTGTGTCTGGACTTGGCCTCCTTCCTGATCTCAGACAGTGGGGGCGAGAAGCTGAGCTTCAAGGTCACTGTGCTGCTCGCTGTCACTGTGATGCAGCTTATTCTCAATGAAATTCTGCCTTCCTCATCAGACAGGACTCCACTTATAG AGGTTTACTGCATGGGGGTTTTTAGTTTGATGCTGCTCAGCCTCCTGGAGACCATTGTTGTGATGTATCTGATGGAGAAAGACTCTGAATCCCGAGACAACAAGGCAGACAGAGACCAAAGCCTGACTGAGGACTGTGGGGACAAACATAGCAAAG AGGAGAAGAAATGGACTTGTGCATGCATCTCTGATGTGTCTGCTGATGAAACTCCATCTGAACTGCTGAAG GTAAGCAGCAGCCAACTGACAGAGGAGTTCCATGCCTCTGAAAAGCTCTCAGATGATCTGAGGGAGGTGGTGAAAACACTGGCTCTGCTCCTCAACAGCAGCAAGGAAGAAGTGAAGCCCGGCTACTGGACCAGAATGGCTAAAACAATCAACAgagttttcttcattttctacATCATAGCCACCAGTCTGTTTTTAGtcattatatttttcaaatggtATGTTACATATTAA
- the LOC137171948 gene encoding 5-hydroxytryptamine receptor 3A-like isoform X2 translates to MMLAGFFLLLLAVDGASSEDNCSYQHLFKHLNLSLSSQNDLYTMSRPVKHYNTTLTVYLEVLIYAILDMKETDQTFVPYVWIFTSWTNEHITWNPDDFCGLDRIIVPADILWKPDLTIEEMTEKDKTPPSPYLTIESNGIIECRDHVVLVSTCRMQVHEFPFDIQTCNLSFKSVVHNGEELDLQTQLGASTATQWSHGLMTQNEWLLINQTVTSTTVNRFAFDQSMIVYTIKMKRRSILYIVNFLLPILFFLCLDLASFLISDSGGEKLSFKVTVLLAVTVMQLILNEILPSSSDRTPLIEVYCMGVFSLMLLSLLETIVVMYLMEKDSESRDNKADRDQSLTEDCGDKHSKEEKKWTCACISDVSADETPSELLKVSSSQLTEEFHASEKLSDDLREVVKTLALLLNSSKEEVKPGYWTRMAKTINRVFFIFYIIATSLFLVIIFFKWYVTY, encoded by the exons ATGATGCTTGCAGGTTTCTTTCTGCTCCTCCTTGCAG TAGATGGGGCGTCCTCTGAGGATAACTGCAGTTATCAGCATCTTTTTAAACACCTGAACCTGAGTCTGTCCAGTCAAAATGATCTGTACACCATGTCCCGGCCTGTTAAACACTACAATACAACTTTGACAGTATATCTGGAAGTGCTAATCTATGCCATCCTAGATATG AAAGAGACTGACCAGACCTTCGTTCCTTACGTTTGGATTTTTACG AGCTGGACGAATGAACACATTACATGGAATCCAGATGATTTTTGTGGACTTGATCGTATAATAGTTCCTGCTGACATTTTGTGGAAGCCAGATCTCACTATTGAAGAGAT GACAGAAAAGGACAAGACCCCTCCAAGTCCTTATCTCACTATTGAATCTAATGGTATCATTGAATGTAGGGACCATGTGGTGTTAGTAAGCACCTGCAGGATGCAAGTTCACGAATTCCCCTTCGACATTCAGACCTGTAACCTCTCGTTCAAGTCTGTCGTTCACAATGGTGAG GAATTGGATCTTCAGACTCAACTCGGTGCTTCAACGGCCACACAGTGGTCTCATGGCTTGATGACTCAGAACGAGTGGCTGTTAATCAACCAGACAGTCACCAGTACAACAGTCAACAGATTTGCCTTCGATCAAAGCATGATTGTTTACACT ATCAAAATGAAGAGGCGATCAATCCTCTACATTGTCAACTTCTTGCTGCCCATCCTGTTCTTCTTGTGTCTGGACTTGGCCTCCTTCCTGATCTCAGACAGTGGGGGCGAGAAGCTGAGCTTCAAGGTCACTGTGCTGCTCGCTGTCACTGTGATGCAGCTTATTCTCAATGAAATTCTGCCTTCCTCATCAGACAGGACTCCACTTATAG AGGTTTACTGCATGGGGGTTTTTAGTTTGATGCTGCTCAGCCTCCTGGAGACCATTGTTGTGATGTATCTGATGGAGAAAGACTCTGAATCCCGAGACAACAAGGCAGACAGAGACCAAAGCCTGACTGAGGACTGTGGGGACAAACATAGCAAAG AGGAGAAGAAATGGACTTGTGCATGCATCTCTGATGTGTCTGCTGATGAAACTCCATCTGAACTGCTGAAG GTAAGCAGCAGCCAACTGACAGAGGAGTTCCATGCCTCTGAAAAGCTCTCAGATGATCTGAGGGAGGTGGTGAAAACACTGGCTCTGCTCCTCAACAGCAGCAAGGAAGAAGTGAAGCCCGGCTACTGGACCAGAATGGCTAAAACAATCAACAgagttttcttcattttctacATCATAGCCACCAGTCTGTTTTTAGtcattatatttttcaaatggtATGTTACATATTAA